A stretch of DNA from Triticum urartu cultivar G1812 unplaced genomic scaffold, Tu2.1 TuUngrouped_contig_6694, whole genome shotgun sequence:
AGCATTGGTGATGTCGCCCTGCACCTGTATGACACCTTCTATGGGAGCCATCGGTTGCAGATCGATTGCGACGATGAGAGGAAGGCCACCATCTCTGGTGTAAGCAGAGCACAGAAACAATCAGATACAAAGAATGAAATTATGTTGGAACATAAGGAGTGTTCGCACTAACGCTATTACTCACTTGCCGTCAGACGTTAGCTTTGCCGGTAGATACAAATTGCGGCTCAAAACCTGCAATTGTGATTGCAATAATAAGCAATGAAACAAACGGATGCAAGTATGACAATGAAACAAACGGATGCAAGGATGAGTGGGGGAAACTGAGCATGCGAGTACCTGGCTCCAGCTCCCAGGGGCAGCGCAGAGGTCAACGGCACGCTTCACTCCTGCACACACGAACAGCAAAACGAGAACGCCCCGTGGTTAATTTGATGCTGAGCATCAATGGAAGCAAGCGGCAGGAAGGCGAGCGAGCTGATAGGGGTGAGACGAGACCGTGGAAGATGTTGAACTCCTGGTCGATCTGCATGAGCTTGAAGGCGCTGCGAGCCCTCCACCCCTCCTCCTTGGCCTTCCGGTAGTAGATGTCCTGGGAAACCGACGGGCGGAGCAGCGAGTCGCGGGCACGGTAAGAGGCAGCGAAGCGAAacgggggaggggaggggagggaggggagCTGGCTGAGAAGGGGAGAGAGGGAGGTCGCGTACCCGCTTGTCTTTGGAGGCCTTACCCATGGCGAGGAGGAGCCGAGCGCAGCGCAGGAAAGGAGCGGTGCGGCGGAGGCCGGCAGTGGTGCGCGGAGGTCCGATTGGAGATGACGGCGAGGAGGGGGAGCGGCCGGCGTGGCGGCGCAGCGCGGGTAGTCTGTCTGCTAAGTGCCGATTGCCGTTGGGCTGAGCTGGGCTGTTGGGCCTATCTCGCTCTATACGGCTGTAGACGGAATCGAGCCCGTTCTCTTGAGATGGACAGACCCAGAAAGCAAGTCTATCCAAACGACCCTGAACTTAGCAAAGTTTTTTCCTAAAAAAAACTTAGCTCTAAGTTTTTTTTTACCCTAGAAATAGCAAATTGAGGAACTCTACTTAGCAAAGTGCAAAGAAGAAGCACATATGCTGCTGGCGTCTATGCTGGAAGGGTTCGTTGTGCACACTGGTTTAATGGAAAAGTGTTTTTCCTATCAAAATAATAAATGCTTTACATATGTATATGACCATGTGACGGAGCACGCTTTCCCCTTTTGTTGCATATGTAGAAAACAATGTTGCGATAGCTCACCGCACTTGTGATCCTGGCTTTTGATGCAAGGTAATGTGTTTACGCCTCATAGGAACACTCTAATGCCAAATACGCAAACATCACCTACACAGGATGCACAAATAGTGTGCACGCAAAAGAAAAAACTTATGTTTTTTCTTCGAGAATGAAAAAAAAAAGCTTATGTATCCCCGCCATAAATTGTAAATTAAGCATGTAGCTAAAACGGTGATAAGCAAGGTGAGAACTAGTGGCTCCAATCACTGCAGCTACCAAGAAAATGTGCAGTTCCAATCTCAAATGCGGATATGAATTTTTGCTAGGGGCTCCAAAAACATCAGATTTCACAATTTAGGTGCCAAGTCACACAGATCAATGAGACCATAACCATATATAGATGACAATGGGAGAAACAATCACACGACTATGACCCCTCCATGGTCTTAACTGGGAGAACGCACACAAATTACTACAGGGAAATTAAAGATATCAAAATACCAATGGGAATATGCATGTGATGTAGCAACATAGATTGGCAAAGAAATACAGATGTTCCAACTAAAGCAAATGTCAAACATTACAGATACCATCTAAAGTTTTCCCAAGCCATGAAATAAGAACGCAACAACCGAGAGTATCTCAAAGTACATCGATATCACGACATCGACACAATGATCTATCAAAGGGGTCACTAACAGTCAGGTCATGGATGTGCCCAATATGTATCCCGTCATCGTAGTAAGAAGCATCGGTAAAATTAAACTGAGCACCTTGAGAAGCCCTGTTATCCAGCTGTAGTTTCATTGGTTGGCTAGCTATCCATTCAGAAATGCATTTCTTTCGACCTTCCGATTTGCGTGTTGCAAACTCCATCAGTTCTAGCACTTTTGCGTTCAACAGAAAGAACCTTGCAAAATGAACATCTCTCGGTGATCCATGATAATTTATCAGCACTACCTTTTTGAGATGGAGCTCCAAACATTCAATATAACCAAGTGGAAAATGGTTTCGTGCTCTTTTTGATGCCCCATCCCGGAATAACTGTAATGTGATTTGTAGTTAGATTGGAATATTGTTCGACATAGAGTGATTGATGTGCTGATGGCGCAAGAAGAAAATGAATGAAGCAACTAGCCATAAGATAAAGAGGCCTCTAAAGTAGATTGATTGCAAAAAAATCTCACCAAAATATATAACTTCTCCAAGCAAGGAAAGAATGTCACGAAGTCAATGGCATCATCAACACTTGGAGGGGACATGCGCAAAACCAAAACTTTAACTGTCCGCACCACATTCATCAAATTGACGGCAACAATTCCCTGAATTAAGTAATACACACAAATGGTTAGCACAGAATATGCAAGGCATAACAAAAAAAAAGTTGCGGTTACCTGAAGAACATTGGTTTCAAGCTTGCCTTTGGTGAACCCTTCTGGCAGAGAACCCAAGAAGTCCAGTTTGGGTGCGTAAAGCACACGGACAGATAGGTTGTGATCTCTCCCACATAGGAACAACTTCTCTAGGACAGGGGCATCCTCAACAATGACTTCTCGCAACAATTCATCTGTCCAACCAAAACCAGACGACACCCCTAGCCTCCTAAGGGTGGACGAGTTGATCCGAAAACCACAGGCACCTTCCAATCCACTAAGTACCAAGCTCTCCAGCACGGTGCATCCagcaagaaggccatggaggaagCCCTCCGAGACAACGACACCTTTAAGTGTGAGCTGCTTGAGTTCGTGAAAATGTAGATCGCCGGCCAAGGTGGTAGTGGAGGGGAAATGGATCACGTAGCAGGTGCACTTGATGCTGAGGATGCGGAGCTTGGGCAAAAGCCGGAGCAAGGACAGTGGCAGCCCATACGGAACCTCCCACGTTGGCACAAACCGAAGTTTCTGGCAAATTTCCTCTTGCTTTAGCCACAGATCGAACTCGGAGAGGCCTTTGAAGGCCGGCGACTCGAGCCAGCCGTTCAGTAATGGGAAGACGTGGTCAGATTCGTAGCCGTGCCAGATCAGGGCGAGCCGGCGGCAGCGCGCCTGGTGCTCGGCGAGAATGCGGGAGACGAGGCCGGAGGAGGCGGGCTCGTCTTTGCGGCGGAGCTCGACGTCGAGGTTGAGCGGGGCGGAGCgaaagagggggcgccaccgGGTGGAGAGGATCTGGGTGCGGGCGCCGTCCTCGGTGGGGAGGAGCGAGATGATGTCGCAGAGAACGCCGTCGGGTAGGTTGCTGATCAGGTCGGGACCTTCTCCGACTTCGCGCTTGCCGCTCGCCGGTGGTCGGACGCCGGCGACCAACTCGGCCTCATGCCATTTTCGCTTTTTGGCTCTGCGGGTAGCCATCGCCGCCGCCAGCCGGGGAAAGAGAATGCGCCTGTGTTTAGTTGGCAAAATGGTGCGGGAATTTTGTGAAATCCAATGTGTCCGGTTTTTGCGAAATTTCATTGTGTAAGATGCATTTCTAATTACTTGTACGTAATTCCCTTTTTTACCCTTCACGAAAAAGAAAAAGGTATCTCTTATCCGATTGTATGCATCTTTACTTGTTGAGAAAAAAAGAAAGTACCTCTTTCAATTGCATGTATCTCTTTCTTTCCTAGCCTAAATAATGTACTTGTCGCTAATCAATGATTTAACCAAGTTTAATTTCATTCAAAATTGTCTATAATTATGTGATTTATCATGCCGAAAGTAATATACTTTACATAAAAAATGAAGAGAGTCCAAATTCGGAACCGTTTTCACCGTTGAATTCCTCGTGTCGACATCTTCGAAACAAGATCCCACGTTAATAGTTTTGAActtttttcacgaaaaaaccgAACCAGAAGAGCGGGTTTTTTCACTTGTTTTCTCTTTTCCAAAGAGGTTGTGCCTCTCACGAAAAAAAAAACCGTGTATTTTTCCTTTTTCGAGAGGTAAAGCTTTGCTCGCGGGAGCAACTCTTTGCCTCCATGAAAAGTAAATATGTGCCTTTCGCTGATGAAAAAtgtcttttttcttttctgaCAGGCACAGTTCTGCCACTCGCCGAAGCAAATCTGTGTCTCTCACGATAGcaaaaaaatgcattttttttctttgtcgatgccttttttttttctttttcgatgcctctcgcggaagcaaataGGTGCCTCCATGAGAAGTAAATTTGTGTCTCTTATGGTAGcgaaaaaacatgtttttttttccttttccgaGACTCTCACAGGAGCAAATATGTGCGTCCACGAGAAGTAAATCTATGCTtctcgaagaaaaaaaagaaaaagtgtaaaaaaattaatttttttcCAAAGCCTAGGGAAAACTAGGCAAAAAACCCAAAAACTGAAGAAAAAATGAACAAAAAATCATCTAAAACACAAAAACCAGTAAAAAAAACGAAGGAAGCGCCCAACACGTGACAAGTGGCTCGCTCCAGACCACCAAAAGTGACCCTTGCAAGGCTACCGCAAGGAGTACTTCTTAATAAATTGCTCTCCGTCTTTTGTCATTTGGATCGGTCAGGCGGACACCAAAGTCCTCATACGGCAACGCTGGCGGAATGTTTTGCAAAGGCCACGATGATCAAAGGagtttcctttttcttactgccCCCGGGAGGTAAATTGTGTTGCTCACCAACTGGTGAAGCGCTCTTATGATTCTCAATTAGATTTCAATTGGGATGGTGATCCACCCTCTTTTCTCTTGCCCTTTGTTTTGAAAGATGTAAGTCTTCTCAGTTGATTAATAAAGTCTAAGgttatttcaaaaaaaaacatgCGTAGGACACATTTTGGATTTTAACCAATTTTTTAATTAGAAATATAGACATTGCCACCAAAAGTCTGTTTGTACATTAATtaaaaatagaaaacataaataaaaccagccacggtactaccgcgggtaCCATTAACGTTGTTCTCGTCGTTGAGGTCAACTAGTAgataccccgcgcgttgctgcggaaATTTGTAGTCTTATGTTGAGCATCTCCTTAGAGCATAACGCAACTCATAAACGGGCTGTTGGAAGTGTCGAGGGGGAGAGCGAGACTGCAAGTAAACAAAAGATTTTCAACGTCATCAATCTAACGAAGTTGTAAACCCTTCGGCTTGCCAAAATAATGAACCATTCATAAAAAAAACAGTGTACTGTTAATATATTCCGACATTGCTACCTCAGTAAGCAAAACTCGGAAACTTCTATAGGGTAACTATGTGTGATGCACACTTGGTTTAAACAAATGAATTTTCTAACAGCAGAAACATTTTTCAGAACACAGGGAGTAAGTCCCTGCTTCTATTTTCCATTGAAAATGAAACCCATCAGCCAAAAGAAGGAAAACTGCAGTGACTCTTGCGGATATAGTTTAGAAAGATGAACAAAGGTCGGATACATCACATACAGCTATAGATCGCTAACTGAGCACACACAGCCCACAAGCAAACCATGCCTATAGTTTCCCCTTTGTTGTCTCCGGCGTCCGTCTCTTGATATTTCTGTGTGGAGCAAGCTTGCTGGCCGAGGCACAACAGCTGATGCTTCACTGATGGTTTGGGAACAATATACAAAGTATGCGAGCTGCTGATTTAGTTGGTGGATTCAACCGACAAATGTAAAAGCATGAAAGAGCATGTTACTAAAATGGCAACTGGACATCAAAGAATCGTGTTTGTGGAAATATTCAAACAACACTTGCAATCACTTAAATAATAAACATAGCACTCTATACCAAAGCTCTCTAGATCTGCATAAAAAAATCAGTGAGTCAGAAAACAACAAATGTGTTATATACCGTGTTGTAATCAAAAGAAATAATAATCTTGATATTGAACGAAAACTTTACAACCTAGCATATCACAGCAATTCAGAGAGCCCTTGTTCCACAATATTAGGATACTAACCCGGCCCTAGGAAGTGGAGTAGATACTGACTTTTAGGGGTCGTCAAACAATGTATGTGAAATAGCAAGGCAACATAGCATTATAAAATGCAGTCAGGGACAAATAAATTATTCTCGAATAACGAAACGGTGAAGTGCTATATCCAACTACAAATTCAATACTACACATGCTTTTCTGCTCGTATTGCTTGCCTTCTCATCATCACCTGGGCGAAAGCAAAAGGATTAACCTAACATTACATTATATATCATTTCAACAAAGAGGATTTTAGAAAGGAATCCACCAACAAAGCCGAGAGGGGCCCTGAGCATGTCTGGAAAGAACCAAAAAATCTGTAGACATAGCCAGGCTTCACAAATGTTGCAAACTAAATCACCATCAAGTCATATTATGTAACAACATACAGAGAGAGGGAGATAACTACAACGAACGCGTaaccaaaatgaaagaaaaaTTCCAACCACAAATCTTTCAAAATTAAATTACTTTTTATCATAAAAAATCTTACAGAATACTACTCTGAAGGTGCTGAATTGCATATTAGAACTTCATCGGCTCTAACTGAAAGCACCTCCTAAATCCTTATCCAAGCAAACCAACCAAACTCTCTGCAAAATAAGATGAACCACAAATGATATGGCTATATATAAACTTAAAGAAAATTTGAAGAAACTAACGCACAAAAAATCTGGATGATGAATGATAGGACCTCCCATGCAGTACTCTGATGAATTTTCCAATCTGCACATTCATAGATCTTAGTATTCGTACATGACCACAAGCCACATACCAATCAGTAAAAAAGAGTAAGGTGCATTTACAGTATACATCAGGCCCGTAGAGCAAAGATCTGGACACATATACGACCGGAACGACCTCATCTGAATTTACAGTAAGTATGCATCTCTTCCACTAAAAGAACATATATGGCTTGAGGGGAACGACACAGGCGTAATGATCTGCCCAAATATACTATGGGAACGACCTCATCTTCCTGCTCCTACCTTTGGCTATAGAGGCAGTACTTTTATTGAGATCCGGAATACATGGCGATGATTGGCATGGATCTGGATCCATCACACCGCCGAACTATGATTGGGGGTTGGCGCCCTCACCCTTCCTAGCACAGTTACTCTGATTGGAAATTAGGCCTTACCACAAATCTAAGTAAAACAAATGCCGTTCAGATCTGAGGAGATAGACAGAAGGAGAGCTTCCACCTCTGACGCATGTGGTGTTGAAGGAGGTCGCTGATGGTGGCACGCATGGTTCACCAGGAGGTCAGCGGCGATCATGGGCACCGGGAAGGCGGCTAGGCGCATGTCTCTAATGTCCATGGCCAGAGAGGCTTGGCCGGCTACGGTGTATGGGAAGAGGGGGCATAAGAATTGGGAAGACAACGCTGGAAATTTATTGCTTGGAGATGAAAGGAAGCGTGGAGGAAGAAATAAGAGGAAGGTGCAGCAATCAGGAAGAAAATTAGACGCTTCGTTTCgtttataaaaagaaaacaaaaagaatTGTTGAGGTGAAGCGAGCGGGGCCGTTGGAAAGGAACGAACCGGTATTTCCACTTAGCGGTGGCAAAGTCTTAGTAATATTGACAACTTTTCATCGGATGGCTGCAGACTCCTGAGCTCCACTGCATCAATGTCTATAATAATTTAGATGACGTGGCTTCATGAGAAGGTAGGAAAATCATCTAGTAAGATGTctctatttagatatagaaggtGTGGACCGAGGCCGGCCATGGATAcggccacggtactaccgcgggcgCTAGCGCTAGTTGTGTTCGGTGCTGCCTCCTGCTGCGCCAGCTACGTGCCCACCCACTCGTGCGTGCACGAGAGCATGGACGCCCATGATCACGAGTACCCTGCTAGTGGCGCTGGTGGCCACGGCTCCTGCTCCGGCTCAAGCTCGGGCAGGGGAACGACGACCTGTACTCGGGCCGATTCAGCCAGTGCCAGTG
This window harbors:
- the LOC125530975 gene encoding putative F-box/LRR-repeat protein At5g02700, with the translated sequence MATRRAKKRKWHEAELVAGVRPPASGKREVGEGPDLISNLPDGVLCDIISLLPTEDGARTQILSTRWRPLFRSAPLNLDVELRRKDEPASSGLVSRILAEHQARCRRLALIWHGYESDHVFPLLNGWLESPAFKGLSEFDLWLKQEEICQKLRFVPTWEVPYGLPLSLLRLLPKLRILSIKCTCYVIHFPSTTTLAGDLHFHELKQLTLKGVVVSEGFLHGLLAGCTVLESLVLSGLEGACGFRINSSTLRRLGVSSGFGWTDELLREVIVEDAPVLEKLFLCGRDHNLSVRVLYAPKLDFLGSLPEGFTKGKLETNVLQVTATFFLLCLAYSVLTICVYYLIQGIVAVNLMNVVRTVKVLVLRMSPPSVDDAIDFVTFFPCLEKLYILLFRDGASKRARNHFPLGYIECLELHLKKVVLINYHGSPRDVHFARFFLLNAKVLELMEFATRKSEGRKKCISEWIASQPMKLQLDNRASQGAQFNFTDASYYDDGIHIGHIHDLTVSDPFDRSLCRCRDIDVL